A single Paenibacillus kribbensis DNA region contains:
- a CDS encoding zinc ribbon domain-containing protein codes for MDKVCQSCGMPLEHEEQYGTDAKHAKTDEYCKYCYKEGVFVQPDLTMEEMIQQCVPILAGEGMQAGEADTMLRNYLPNLKRWRFLEDTWLHGDGPIREEYRGDIRLVGLKARTSNLNEQTSHGIIPKMWERFWSEDVPGRIKGHEGQSFVYGCYTDYENGALGEYTFFAGKEAATDFQTSADLEELIIPAARYAVFQASTEPFSVIRVWQTIWKWAATGQAERTYTGDFEVYGGPGEPVLIYIAIK; via the coding sequence ATGGATAAAGTATGTCAAAGCTGTGGTATGCCACTGGAGCATGAGGAGCAATATGGAACAGATGCAAAGCATGCCAAAACGGATGAGTATTGCAAATATTGTTACAAGGAAGGTGTATTTGTACAGCCTGACTTGACCATGGAAGAAATGATTCAGCAGTGTGTGCCTATCCTCGCAGGGGAGGGAATGCAGGCAGGAGAGGCGGATACGATGCTGCGCAATTACCTGCCGAACTTGAAGCGGTGGAGGTTTTTAGAGGATACGTGGCTTCATGGGGATGGACCGATTCGGGAGGAATATCGAGGGGACATCCGTTTGGTCGGGCTGAAAGCACGTACGAGCAATCTGAATGAACAAACATCCCACGGGATCATTCCAAAGATGTGGGAGCGTTTTTGGAGTGAGGACGTGCCTGGTCGGATCAAAGGTCATGAAGGACAATCTTTCGTCTATGGATGTTATACGGATTATGAAAATGGAGCCTTGGGCGAATATACTTTTTTTGCTGGAAAGGAAGCGGCCACGGATTTCCAAACTTCTGCTGATCTTGAGGAACTGATCATCCCTGCAGCACGCTATGCTGTTTTCCAGGCATCAACAGAGCCCTTTTCTGTCATCCGTGTGTGGCAGACCATCTGGAAGTGGGCGGCGACGGGACAAGCGGAGCGGACCTACACAGGTGACTTTGAAGTGTATGGCGGCCCTGGTGAACCTGTTTTGATTTACATCGCGATCAAGTGA
- a CDS encoding helix-turn-helix transcriptional regulator has translation MKIDRLLSIVILLLQKNRIQAKELADLYEVSIRTIYRDIEAISMAGIPVVTFQGAGGGIGLMEGYRLDRSMLTDHDIKDIVMGLQSLSSSLGGPNVSRLLHKFESIVPASEKEQFRVRTTQFIVDHSGWGNQAAQEGKLIKVKEAISQTHTITFTYRNAEGAITERNVEPHTLVLKGQQWFVYAYCRGREQFRLFKLSRMSNPVVTETAFTRRDLSYEVLPWNEGRMTASRAIQPFTLQFNRNSRHLAEDWFGVEALHEQEEGIYTVSVPFPEDAWAYGFILSLGPDVVVKEPAHLRDKIREMALRIASNYEDDREI, from the coding sequence ATGAAAATAGACAGACTGCTTTCTATCGTCATTTTGCTGCTGCAAAAAAATAGAATACAGGCGAAGGAACTTGCCGATTTGTATGAGGTTTCGATACGGACAATCTATAGAGATATTGAAGCGATCAGCATGGCAGGTATTCCGGTGGTGACCTTTCAGGGAGCAGGTGGGGGAATCGGCCTGATGGAAGGGTATCGTCTGGATCGCAGTATGCTGACGGATCATGATATCAAGGACATTGTCATGGGGCTGCAGAGCTTGTCCTCATCGCTCGGCGGTCCGAATGTGTCGCGGTTGCTTCACAAATTTGAGAGCATTGTACCAGCATCTGAAAAAGAGCAATTTCGTGTCCGCACGACTCAGTTCATCGTCGATCATTCCGGCTGGGGAAATCAGGCTGCACAGGAAGGCAAATTGATTAAGGTAAAAGAAGCAATAAGCCAGACGCATACGATCACTTTTACCTATCGAAATGCGGAAGGAGCGATCACGGAGCGGAATGTGGAACCGCACACGCTCGTTTTGAAAGGACAGCAATGGTTTGTGTATGCTTATTGCCGCGGCAGGGAGCAGTTTCGTCTGTTTAAGCTTTCCCGCATGAGTAACCCTGTAGTGACAGAGACGGCTTTCACCCGTAGAGATCTTTCCTATGAGGTGCTGCCGTGGAATGAGGGCCGGATGACAGCGTCCAGAGCTATACAGCCGTTTACATTACAATTTAACCGCAATTCCAGGCATCTGGCGGAGGACTGGTTTGGCGTGGAAGCATTGCACGAGCAGGAGGAAGGTATCTATACGGTTTCAGTCCCGTTTCCCGAGGATGCGTGGGCGTACGGATTTATTCTAAGCCTGGGGCCCGATGTGGTCGTCAAAGAACCAGCCCATTTGCGAGACAAGATTCGGGAGATGGCGCTCCGTATTGCGTCTAATTATGAGGATGATCGGGAAATATAG
- the fabF gene encoding beta-ketoacyl-ACP synthase II: protein MQRVVITGMGVVSPLGNEVDTLWNNLLEGNSGIRKIDRFEVSDLKTQIAGQVQDFDAEQRWGRKDVRRMDRFTQFALYAAEQALKDSALDLDHINLERVGVYVGSGIGGLETMVDNIEVMLNRGPGRVSPTLVPMMISNMAAAQISIAFGAMGPTLSPVTACSIGNTAIGEAFRTIRTGDADVIFAGGAEAAVTRLALASFANATALSTRNEEPSIASRPFDQDRDGFVMSEGAGILVLESLEHAIARGAEIYGEVIGYGASSDAYHMVAPHPEGTGAYLAMKAALHSARISPEEVDVISAHATGTVGDVAETLAIHKLFGEYAYQIPVTGNKSMLGHMLGAAGGVEAIALVQSLREGIIPPTMHLDNPDPACDLDYVPHQARKASLNIGLSNSFGFGGHNAVIVLKRYEP, encoded by the coding sequence ATTGATAGATTCGAAGTGTCTGATTTGAAAACACAAATCGCCGGGCAGGTACAGGATTTTGACGCAGAACAGCGATGGGGACGCAAGGATGTCAGACGAATGGATCGCTTTACTCAGTTTGCATTGTATGCGGCAGAGCAGGCGCTAAAGGATTCAGCTTTGGATCTGGATCATATTAATCTGGAGCGTGTCGGGGTCTATGTAGGATCTGGAATCGGCGGTTTGGAAACAATGGTGGACAATATAGAGGTGATGCTAAACCGTGGTCCGGGCAGAGTCAGCCCGACACTGGTACCTATGATGATCTCCAATATGGCTGCTGCTCAAATTAGTATTGCGTTCGGAGCCATGGGCCCTACGCTTTCGCCCGTTACGGCCTGCTCTATTGGGAATACAGCAATTGGAGAGGCGTTTCGGACGATTCGTACAGGGGACGCGGATGTCATTTTTGCCGGTGGGGCTGAAGCCGCGGTGACTAGATTGGCCTTGGCGAGCTTCGCTAATGCGACTGCATTGTCCACACGTAACGAGGAGCCTTCTATAGCAAGCCGACCTTTTGATCAGGATCGGGACGGGTTTGTCATGAGCGAAGGTGCAGGTATTCTGGTATTGGAATCATTGGAGCACGCCATCGCGCGAGGTGCGGAAATCTATGGTGAGGTCATCGGTTATGGAGCCAGTTCGGATGCCTATCACATGGTCGCACCGCATCCCGAAGGAACCGGAGCTTACTTGGCGATGAAAGCGGCTCTTCATTCGGCCCGCATCTCCCCTGAAGAAGTGGATGTGATTAGCGCCCACGCAACGGGTACAGTCGGGGATGTCGCTGAAACCCTTGCAATCCACAAGCTATTTGGTGAATATGCCTATCAAATTCCGGTGACCGGGAATAAGTCCATGCTGGGCCATATGCTGGGAGCCGCAGGAGGCGTCGAAGCGATTGCGCTTGTACAAAGCCTGCGAGAAGGCATCATACCGCCAACGATGCACCTGGACAACCCGGACCCGGCTTGTGATCTGGATTACGTGCCTCACCAGGCGCGTAAGGCATCATTAAATATCGGGCTATCCAATTCATTTGGCTTTGGCGGTCATAATGCGGTCATTGTGCTGAAGCGCTACGAGCCATAA